ACACTTATGGTGCCTGAGTCCTTCCCCCAACACCCAAATGTGTTTAAATGAATTTGGTCAGGATCAAATGATATTTAAATCCAAGGAACACGCACTTAACTTATACTGTGGAAAACTTACATCTGCTCCTTACATGTCGATAACAGTTTCTCATATATGCACAAGACCACTTTCACCGAACCAAAGTTTTCATGACGCAAATCCTTATAACATCTTTGCTCCAAGTTTTCAGTAATCTGCCAAGACAAAACACCAAATAAATTTAGATATGTCAGAGATCAGAAATCaacaatgaaaatgaaaagattcAGTACTTAAAGTGACTCAATGGTGTTtgttaaatttaactaattccAAATAAGATTTTGGgtgaagaaaatatgaaaacattgaGGTCATGGAAGGGTTATAAATGCATTCATGAGAAGTTTCTTTATTTAGATATTAAAGAGCAATGATTTCCTTTAGTTTAGCctcattcaaaatattaaataatcaaattttcctTCAATAAGATATTcagaatttatgaaaatattgtGAAGCATTACGGATCAGTGCTTCAAATTTTATCACTGGACATCTCAGTGCTTAAATTGAAATCatatagttttatatataagaaacacTATAGTACTAAACCTTGTATAGTAAATTGATATTAACTTAGCAAACTGATAATTTAGATGTATTTGAATGTATtgatgaatttattatattcataaaacCTATTACTAACCCTTACTTATACTAATCATAATCCTAGTTAATTAGGGATACAAGTGTTTATCAGTTTACTAAGAGGTAAAGAAATGATTTACTAAGAGGTATTTTTtaagatatgatataatatcttaaaatattttatcaaacaggTGATTATTGAATGGCATCCAACTGGAACTTCTACAATGATAATTTAATCAATCTGACAGTTTCTTACGGAATGATTATCTAAATTTCCTCCACCATGTCATGATGTTCTTGGTTGCATGAAACAAACTAGCCTAGAAGAGACGAAAACAAGGGGGAGATTATTAAGAATTATTACCTTAGGAATTCTCAATGGATTCCTAGAAGCATACTCACATAGTTTTCCAATTTTCCTGTCGTTAGGCTCAGCAACCTGAAAATCACAGTAATCATCACCTGATAAGAATCGAAATAGGGCTAAGAAGGGCTTCTAAACATTCTCCGTTTGCTAAATTAAAATAACCTAAACCAGTACAAGAAACACGTCTTATCACCCCGTTGACTGCATTTATCATTATTCATCTTAACATAACAGTACACCAGCCACTAAGAGCAACAGTAATGATACACAAGATGGTATTACTTGGTTCAAAAAGTACACAAATAACCATCCGATGCATACATTAGATAAAATTACTGAGTCAACTGATAATTCTTGGGTCTCGTGAGACTAATACCTACCAAGTAATGACTGTAACAACATAAGCTGAAAATTTCACCTGATTACGCGGGAATATTTCAGCCATCAACTTCTTGTAACGTTTCACCGGTTGCCTTGATCTTGCACGCAGAGAAGGACAAAACACACAGAGGTTACCACAGACGGGCACAACCCGCCTGGACATAACCCCCATTTTGCAATGAATTCACAAACCCTGCCCTGCAACATTTTCCACAACAAAATTCACTTCGCAAATTACCTCAACCATTCACATTCAAGTGATCAGAACTCAAATTCATACAAATTCACAAGCAATATTCACAAACCGAATCCAATTCAGCTCGATCAAGAGTCCGCACAGGGTTTAACGAATTTcccaataacaaaaaaaaaaaaaaacgaacgCTCGAAAATTGAGGACCAAACGAGCGATATATACTGAATTAACTCATCAACAATTCACAGCGAGAAACGTCCGAAACCTACCTACCTAACCTATTCGAATTATATAGTTTCCACTCCTTCGCAAAATGAAGCTTCGCCGATCGCGATCTatgcaaaaaacaaaattatcagAGAATTGGGATGTATTACGCttaggaaaagagaaaaaataatcgaatatttaaaatctttgtatgtACTCGATCAAATCCAACGGAAAACAAAAccgtataaaattaaattaaaaaaaaaataccaggGAAAATGGCAATGGGGTCAGGGTCAGAGTCAGGTGCAACTCTTCCCCTACCCTTGGCACTATTATCAAATGTAACGTTTTAATTCTTACAAACAAAATGTGTTGGACGATTAAACCACCATGAACCCATAGTGGTCATTTATCATCAATATAGTAATTtctatataatatatgaatgttgcataaattattatttattacaaaaattacgCGATTATAGCATCGCATGCATACCGTGgaacgatgatgatgatgtggtGAGTAATACAAAGTTGACTACACCCAATGCTTCATCATCATATGCTATCAATTTTGTCATAAGAATGATCgcttttgttattttatttttacaaaaagaaagataaaaattattgattgatAGGTTAAAGGGGGTTGGAGTTGTTCATTCCAACGGTCCGAAAATTATGGGTTGgtgcttttttctttttttatattggaatttgatttttagaaagtaaaattgaaaaagaaggaAAGGAAAGTGACttccattattttcttttttttttctttttttttttttacttttatggtCTCACGCCATATcatttctttcatctttttgccAACGCTTTCGTTGGTTGCACATGTCTCTCTATCGATCaacatgttgaaaaaaaaaactcttgaaaaaatactataattattcttatttgtataaaagattattattaagaTATCATCGAAACAAAAGTATGCATGTGTTAAATTCTATTAAGATTAAATGTAAAGTGAAATTTAATATGTGAGAATAGTTAAATTTACTTTATCCTTTATGTGACTAGCATAAGAATTAGTTTTGCTATAATGAAATTTGGAAGTGgctttttatttagaaattgaccaaatattattaaaaattggagtgaaaaatataaaacatcgATGGGTGGTAAGAGAATGGGATTTTAAAAGTGCATGcacacaaaaaacaaatgtgATGGTTGTTAATAAATACGCTCAAATAATAAGTGTTAgtattactttaaatattaaataaaattagtagtaatttttaacctaataaataaaattatcttaaagaTCCCCTATCAAATATctataaaattcttataaaattacgttaaacttaaaattaactCTTTAATATATCTTacttatgattattttttcttacttCGTTAAGTTGGTGGAGatgtgaatatatataataaataaatatttttagtttataacaaatgtattttgaaaactaaaattttacCATTACAAATGGGTTTTCGTGGGTTGATTGTTTAGTTCAAAAGTTTACAAACAAACTGGTTCAACCCACctaatgtatatattattatctttatcaTGTCAATACAAACTCAAAGGATGATTTatcaatttgaatttgtttactGAGTACTTAGTGCTTTTCTTctgtcatatttttaaaatacacaatgattttaatgttttaaaatatgctatttttattaatattttaacatcaataacaaaaaaaaaaaaaatcaacagaCAATGTGGATGCATATTCTAATAATTTTCATGGTGCAGTATGAAGGATGTTCATAACAACCCCCCAACTGTTTCAATTTTCATGATTAGTCAATGTTCCAATCCAATTTTTCTTGAATTGGTAACCACATTTCTTCAATGGGAATAACGTTATAATATTGCGAAAAAAGTCACTAACACATTCTTCTATCAGTATTAAATCAATGCCAAACGCCATTTGGATACCGAACAAAACTTCGTAACCATCAAATCAAtcagaaaacaaacaaaaatctGGCAACTGGAGCGGCCAAGTTATTAATCAATCAATGTTGATACTAGCAAAGAACAAGAACGATCACCAATTTCTGAACAATTTGTGATcccgataataataataataataataataataataatagcaacAGGCAATAGTGGCTCAGAGTCAAAATTTTATTGTGTGTGGTGAAAAATTGGCTCAAGAATGAAAAACCCTCAAAATTGAAACTCACAATTTGGGGTAAATTAATCACTGAACTCCGGAAACGTGGACGCCGGCGTTTTTGATGGAATGGAACAAGGGAGAGACCATGGCGCGGTAGTGTGGTGGACGGGATTGTTCCTCGCTAGGGTCGATTTGCACGGTGGTGATACCAATTTCTCTGAGGCGGAACCCTAGCTTCTCCCCGACGCGAGAGGCCACTTTACCGTCCCAGTAGCGCTGAGATCTGGGGAACCGGTTGAGCTGGGCACGGTAGTGAGCCGCGAATTCCTGCTCCGACGAGGAGGCCATGGCTATGATGGATgaggtggtggtgttggtgacCTGGGCGGTGATTTTCCGGCATGACAGCACCAGCTGCAGCACGTGGCGGTGTTGGTTATTGTAGGTACCCGCCATCTCTTTCGCACGGTACGACAACTTTTTGTTAGTTTGACGACATCACAACACATATTCACATGCTTATTCCATTTCCTTCTGTTTTAATGAATATTATAATActtaattattatgttattactTACACACAGTTTATAGTGTAATTATTAacatattgtaattatatattatatcagAAATTGTAATGaactcttaataaaaaaaatagttttaatgtcaacattttaaatatataaactatatTTCCTGAGAGGAAAGAATTCTTACTTggaattaaaaatgattacaCTTCTAAAGTAACatttatattagtaaaatgCATTaagatatcaataaaaaatatttggcaATCTATATCAAATTTAAGCAAACTAATATACtcaataaatatgaattaatcAAATGtctcataataaatatacatcGTAAATATAAGTGTGttccattttgaaaataaatttatctttatagaTATTCTTCTAATAtgatatgaatatgaataatatttaatttttcatataattttgattgcttttttaaattaaatttaactttaataaCTTATATTCGAAGTGCatacaataattattaaacaTCTTATGGAacattttgttatgtttttcatCTCGTGTttcaaaagttaataaaatatagtcACGTAAGTATaaacttgagaaaaaaaatatttaagttttcttACGAGAGGAGTGCATGAATGTTTGCTCCGGTGACCGGAAATATTTGTGAAAGCGTTCCGTTCAGTTCGGTGTGGGGGTAAGAAGGTCATTTAAAGGCGTAGGTGGAGCTTTAAATAGTAGTCAGGTGGTGGGAATAGTTATTTGAACTGtgcctattttattttttttaattttgaaataaataaataacacctGAGCGAGCGTGTACTGCATCAGTCTGTGGTGTCACTGTTGGTCATGCGTCCGTACATCAATGGTGACTGATTGTTTGCGACTCTTTCGGATTCGGAGAGACCCAAATCGGTAAGCCCGACCCGATCCAAATTCACCACTCTAGGTTGGCGGACCTAATCGGAGGAGGGGTAAGTAAGGCTTcttcaactttttcttcttGGTGTCATTTTTCTGCTCCGAATTTGTATTCATCAAGAAAAccaacgtttttttttttttttagaactCGTGCTTTGAATTTTTCGGTTATTTCGAAACTTTCCATCAGGAAATACTATGTTTCGTGAGCAGTCAATTCCACAGACAATTCAGAATTTAGATGGGGCATTCATGGGTGAAGAGGAAACCGTAATGCAATGTTAATAACTTGCATGTTCTTCTTGCAGGTTTTACAGTAACATGTTGAAATCTGGCTGATTTTTATCTCGGGTGGTTCTTGTGCTGGACAGGTAGTAAACTGTTGTCTTCATCTTCTCgcatttttgaaaaattctatgtatatttttagttaatgaaaattaacaTTCTCTTGTTTGTTTTACTTGGACAAAATAATCATAGTTAGATTCATGAATGTATTTTGTGTTAATATATACTTATCCCGTGTCCGCcattattttttagtctagGGTTTTAGAGGTACCTTACCTGCAGCAATGGTGAAAGAAAAGTCGTGCACAATGCTCATCTAGATTGGGATCTTTGTTAGTGAAATGTGTATCTCCATTTGGAAAAACAAGGTCTGTATTATTTCTGAAAACTGTAGGAACTTCAGTGGAATGAACTTTCACACTGCCACTGAGCTAAGCTCCTCCACAGAACCTAAGTTCTCTGCCCATAACGAGCTATTAGATTCTACTCGAAGCATTCTTCATTTCACATAGTCTAGCGCCTAATGGCCTTGGGAAGTTGAGGTGCAAACTGCACATTTGAACCCAAATTCATTTTATGAGGTCTCAACTCGTGAGTGCTCAGTCCAATGTAGTTCTAGCTCCTTTAGATAATGTTTGACCCAACTTCTTTTACGCTTCTCTTCTTTCTATTGGGAAAGttagtttttattaatgatGGGAAAGTTGAAATCGGAAAGTAGAGTATAACTGGAGGAGCTTCTTCTAAGGAGATGGGAAGTCAAAAAGGAATAAGGTCAAATACTAACTGTACTTGTTTTGATAAGCTAAACAAAGCTTCAAGGaggattaattattattttcacaaGCTTTGTCAAACTCTTTCGATTTTCATCTTAAGTGTTCATATTATAAGAAATGCTTCTTAGAATCTCTTTCAAATTCTCCTTGGGCTTTGTTGTTTCCTTTTCTGGTTGAACGTTATTATCAGTATTTATGGTTAGATAATCAAATAGCTATTGTTTGTCAAATAAAACTTTTAAGATAAGGCGCAGACTGTTATGAGTTCACAATAATGTGTAGAGAAAATGAGTTAACGTACCAAATTCTTTTTTGGAGAAACTTGGTAAACTTGCAGAACTATGAATATTGTATAAACTCTCAAGTCAAGAAGCAAGTTAGCGGCATTGAAATCAAATGTAACTTTTGCCCCTCATTGAATCCGAAGTCAGTGTTGTATGCTATGCACTGTTTCTGAAGGCAAcatatatgtaaaattttacTATGACTTAAATGATGTAAAGAAAATAACTCTTTTTgaaatgttttctctttaagAACTAATGTTATTATGAATTTACATATGATTTGGTCATGTGTATTTTGACCTTATTCGATAATGATGTACTGTCTCACTGGTTTGttactttgttttattatgGAATTGAAATGTTACATGATTGTTGTGTCAAGAGTACTAAAGTTATGCATATgccg
This region of Vigna unguiculata cultivar IT97K-499-35 chromosome 5, ASM411807v1, whole genome shotgun sequence genomic DNA includes:
- the LOC114185760 gene encoding uncharacterized protein LOC114185760, which translates into the protein MAGTYNNQHRHVLQLVLSCRKITAQVTNTTTSSIIAMASSSEQEFAAHYRAQLNRFPRSQRYWDGKVASRVGEKLGFRLREIGITTVQIDPSEEQSRPPHYRAMVSPLFHSIKNAGVHVSGVQ